TATTAATCATAGGTATTCTACTATTCATTCTTAACAGCCTTTTCATATATTATGCGTTTATTAACAAATCGGAATCTCCTTATAAGAATGATTTATAAAAATTTCTAAATATTACTTTTTTTGCTACAATTAAATTATTGTTAATAAAATAAAGGAGCGATCACAATGACAACCTTACTTAACAAAGCTAAAAACATATTAGCGACTGACGAAACGATATTATTTTACGCAGCATGTTCATTAGACATATTTATTTATCGTTCCGTCGCAAGGCCAGGATTGCTAATTTTAACGAACAAAAGACTATTCTTTTATGGGCCAGATGTAAGTAAGAATCCAATATTTGAAGAGTACTCTTTCGCAAAAATTTCTAATCTAAAAGAACAAAAGCGTCTTTTCAACAATCAAATTATATTTATGTATGATAACGAATGGAAAAAAATAAAACATATTCAAACAAATGATGTGAGCTCCCTCATTCAAAAAATACACGAGCAACTTTCTAAATAAATATATGATTAGCCCTCTATTTCTTACATAGAGGGCTTCTATACTTACACATCTTCTTTTTTCAAGAGCGGTCTCACATGAACAATGACAGTGCGAATAACTGCTAAAATCGGAACCGATATTAGCAATCCTACAATCCCAGCTACCTCTCCCCCAACTAGTAAGGCAAGCATAATAATAACGGGATGCATACGAAGTGACTTACCAACGATGTAAGGCGATAAAATGTTACTCTCCACAAATTGCAAAATCGCAATCGTGATCCCCGCCTTAATAAGTAAACTCGTTGATACTGTTGCTGCAATCATTAACGTCGGGATCGCTCCTAAAATAGGACCGAAGTATGGGATTATATCCGTTACCCCAATAATAATGCCAAGCAATAATGGATATTTCATACCGATAAACCAAAAAGAAAGAGCTGATACTCCCCCTAATACTAAACAAACAAATAACTGTCCTCGAATATAACTTCCAAGTGACTTATCAATTTCTTTCGCAAGCATTTGCCCCGTACCTCGCCATTTACT
This genomic interval from Bacillus thuringiensis contains the following:
- a CDS encoding PH domain-containing protein; its protein translation is MTTLLNKAKNILATDETILFYAACSLDIFIYRSVARPGLLILTNKRLFFYGPDVSKNPIFEEYSFAKISNLKEQKRLFNNQIIFMYDNEWKKIKHIQTNDVSSLIQKIHEQLSK